The following coding sequences are from one Triticum aestivum cultivar Chinese Spring chromosome 5A, IWGSC CS RefSeq v2.1, whole genome shotgun sequence window:
- the LOC123104551 gene encoding probable inactive purple acid phosphatase 29 isoform X1, whose product MPRLGFRRSLPSLSLMPLLVLFVAVGAAGKGDGGLRFQREGGTFKVLQVADMHYADGRSTRCRDVLPAQRAGCSDLNTTAFLYRLLRAEDPDLVVFTGDNIFGENSTDAAKSMDAAIAPAIAMKLPWAAVLGNHDQEGTLSREGVMRHLVGMKNTLARFNPQGVEIDGYGNYNLEVAGVEGTLLANKSVLNMYFLDSGDYSTVPSIRGYGWIKASQEAWFRQTSSSLQQNYTGGQPRQKEPAPGLAYFHIPLPEFNNFTASNFTGVKQEKGISSASINSGFFNTMVEAGDVKAAFVGHDHLNDFCGKLTGIQLCYAGGFCYHAYGMAGWSRRARVVSVQLEKAASGEWQGMKSINTWKRLDDQHLTTIDSEVLWKRSSNS is encoded by the exons GAAGGGCGACGGCGGGCTGCGGTTCCAGCGGGAGGGCGGCACGTTCAAGGTGCTGCAGGTGGCGGACATGCACTACGCGGACGGGCGGAGCACACGGTGCAGGGACGTGCTGCCCGCGCAGCGCGCCGGCTGCTCCGACCTCAACACCACCGCCttcctctaccgcctcctccgcgCCGAGGACCCCGACCTCGTCGTCTTCACCG GTGATAACATTTTTGGTGAGAATTCAACCGATGCGGCCAAGTCGATGGATGCGGCGATCGCTCCGGCCATTGCCATGAAACTTCCCTGGGCTGCTGTGCTCGGCAACCATGACCAAGAGGGTACGCTGTCGCGCGAGGGTGTGATGCGCCACCTTGTAGGCATGAAGAACACCCTTGCACGCTTCAATCCACAAGGAGTAGAAATCGATGGCTACGGAAACTATAATTTGGAGGTTGCAGGGGTTGAAGGAACACTGCTGGCTAACAAATCAGTGCTCAACATGTATTTTCTTGATAGTGGTGACTATTCCACTGTGCCATCGATCCGTGGCTATGGTTGGATCAAGGCATCACAGGAAGCTTGGTTCAGGCAAACCTCTTCGAGTCTCCAG CAAAACTATACGGGTGGACAACCCAGACAGAAGGAGCCAGCACCTGGTCTTGCTTACTTCCACATTCCCTTGCCGGAGTTTAACAACTTTACGGCATCCAATTTCACAGGAGTAAAGCAGGAGAAGGGTATCAGCTCGGCGTCGATCAACTCCGGCTTCTTTAACACCATGGTGGAAGCTGGAGATGTGAAGGCTGCCTTTGTAGGACATGATCACTTAAATGACTTCTGTGGTAAGCTCACTGGTATTCAGCTGTGCTATGCTGGTGGTTTCTGTTACCATGCGTATGGCATGGCCGGGTGGTCAAGGAGAGCAAGGGTGGTGTCTGTGCAACTTGAGAAGGCAGCGAGCGGCGAGTGGCAAGGCATGAAGTCTATCAACACATGGAAGAGGCTTGATGATCAACATCTCACCACAATTGACTCTGAGGTGCTATGGAAAAGAAGCTCTAATAGTTGA